From one Phocaeicola salanitronis DSM 18170 genomic stretch:
- a CDS encoding AAA family ATPase, giving the protein MEKKKEPLFVALSNQKGGVGKSTLTILLASYFHYRKGRNVLVVDCDYPQHSIRDIREWDIKTVEKNEKLQGKLLEQFEGSERKAYTVLTSTPEDAKQTAYEFLDRSETSYDLVLTDLPGTVNAAGVFRSLVNMDYLFVPVTQNRMVMQSSMNFVLAIRELLSRNDSFPLKDIRLFWNCMDRRVSKELYRAYTEIFRHLKLKTLETVLPKAERFNRGICTDGQVFRSTLFPPSPSLLKGSHIDLLADELETILGLTD; this is encoded by the coding sequence ATGGAAAAGAAGAAAGAACCTTTGTTCGTTGCCTTGAGCAACCAGAAAGGAGGCGTCGGCAAGTCCACGCTGACGATACTCCTTGCCAGTTATTTCCACTACCGGAAAGGCAGAAACGTGCTGGTCGTGGACTGCGACTATCCGCAGCACAGCATCCGCGACATCCGGGAATGGGACATCAAGACAGTGGAAAAGAACGAAAAGCTCCAGGGAAAGCTGCTGGAGCAGTTCGAGGGAAGCGAGCGGAAAGCCTATACCGTGCTGACCTCCACCCCCGAAGACGCCAAGCAGACCGCCTACGAATTCCTGGACCGTTCGGAAACCTCCTATGACCTTGTGCTGACCGACCTGCCCGGAACGGTGAATGCCGCAGGCGTATTCCGCTCCCTGGTGAACATGGACTATCTGTTCGTGCCGGTGACACAGAACCGGATGGTCATGCAGAGCAGCATGAACTTCGTGCTTGCCATCCGGGAACTGCTTTCCCGCAATGACAGTTTCCCGCTGAAGGACATCCGCCTGTTCTGGAACTGCATGGACCGCCGGGTGTCCAAGGAACTTTACCGCGCCTACACGGAAATCTTCCGCCACCTGAAGCTGAAGACGCTGGAAACCGTGTTGCCGAAGGCAGAACGCTTCAACCGGGGCATCTGCACGGACGGCCAAGTATTCCGCAGCACGCTGTTCCCTCCTTCGCCTTCCCTGCTGAAAGGGAGCCACATCGACCTGCTTGCCGACGAACTGGAAACGATACTCGGACTTACTGACTAA
- a CDS encoding DUF3408 domain-containing protein produces the protein MANRNRKIYDVDEDVLKRVVAGDTAALEEMTDNGASLSPQRKDTKDGEKEMKPLYGAPPEQEAYRKRFLAERLKGTRRQTYIHDALYRAIAGVLPVIAPDLSVPAFVNNVLSDHLKQYEEIINGIYNEKATQKPIQWKK, from the coding sequence ATGGCAAACAGAAACCGTAAAATATACGATGTGGACGAGGATGTCCTCAAACGGGTAGTGGCGGGGGATACGGCCGCCCTCGAAGAAATGACGGACAACGGCGCATCCCTTTCGCCTCAAAGGAAGGACACAAAAGACGGGGAAAAGGAAATGAAACCCCTTTACGGGGCACCACCGGAACAGGAAGCGTACCGGAAACGCTTTCTTGCGGAACGTCTCAAAGGCACCCGGCGGCAGACCTACATCCACGATGCGCTGTACCGCGCCATCGCGGGTGTACTGCCGGTAATCGCACCGGACCTGTCGGTGCCCGCTTTCGTGAACAACGTGCTTTCAGACCACCTAAAGCAGTATGAAGAAATTATCAATGGGATTTATAATGAAAAAGCCACTCAAAAACCTATACAATGGAAGAAGTAA
- a CDS encoding DUF4122 family protein produces MEEVIYLSVRTACAAYILYKVWQTKSQVKRICDALYAVSSSAQAEKKETPVPGASPEPDVMGGTQSVYLDENTGETGAPFLSLPLEKDFIGEETETPDEDVECTLDLERMRMLQEEQEELDAMNIPTEAVSQPVTQADLVNMADVLFNRNRARENEEQSSRAALTLHAIRETEMFAVIEAQVENKEVIEELMGRYLDEEGNPKPVRHGTPPKNESRKDWKTLIA; encoded by the coding sequence ATGGAAGAAGTAATCTATCTGTCGGTACGGACGGCCTGTGCCGCCTATATCTTATATAAAGTATGGCAAACGAAAAGCCAAGTCAAAAGAATCTGTGATGCGCTGTATGCCGTTTCCTCCTCCGCCCAAGCGGAGAAAAAAGAAACACCGGTTCCGGGAGCGTCTCCGGAACCGGATGTGATGGGCGGTACACAGTCCGTCTATTTAGACGAGAACACGGGCGAAACGGGAGCCCCTTTCCTGAGCCTGCCTCTGGAGAAAGATTTTATCGGCGAAGAAACAGAAACGCCGGATGAGGACGTGGAATGTACGCTGGACCTGGAACGGATGCGCATGTTGCAAGAGGAACAGGAGGAACTGGATGCTATGAATATACCCACGGAAGCCGTGTCGCAACCGGTAACACAGGCGGACCTGGTGAACATGGCCGACGTGCTGTTCAACCGGAACCGGGCCAGGGAAAACGAGGAACAGTCGTCCCGTGCCGCCCTTACGTTGCATGCGATACGTGAAACGGAAATGTTCGCGGTCATTGAGGCGCAGGTGGAAAATAAGGAGGTCATCGAGGAATTGATGGGACGGTATCTGGATGAAGAGGGGAATCCGAAGCCGGTCAGGCACGGCACTCCTCCTAAAAATGAGTCCAGAAAGGATTGGAAAACACTGATAGCGTAA
- a CDS encoding DUF4435 domain-containing protein: MMEADKRDFYAKAAKGLAASARLYNVDAVVHVEDTDDIWFWQQCLSQYRTGHYKFMRATTNEKGTSTTGCTQCLKYKDFLSRRFFICIDSDLRYLSGEDLRAEKGILQTYTYSWENHCAFAGKLQQAFDEVEGRKPFDFHSFLEGYSRIVYEPFLLMLHQERENHPRFKRGDFHRCVALQYRQGDELGNGAAFLKRLQENLAAETVDMAAQYGFDVGVERGRYEALGLRETNAYLYVRGHDLYNALVSIGKKLCENTGVDFEQNVMRSALAFGQYDEITRIRTDIGKLQELPL; this comes from the coding sequence ATGATGGAAGCGGACAAGCGTGACTTTTATGCCAAAGCGGCAAAAGGGCTGGCGGCATCCGCCAGGCTCTACAACGTAGATGCCGTGGTTCATGTGGAAGACACGGACGACATCTGGTTCTGGCAGCAGTGTCTTTCCCAATACCGCACGGGACATTACAAGTTCATGCGGGCAACGACCAATGAGAAAGGCACTTCCACGACCGGATGTACGCAATGCTTGAAGTACAAGGATTTTCTGTCACGACGGTTCTTCATCTGCATAGACAGTGACCTCCGTTATCTTTCCGGTGAGGACTTGCGGGCGGAAAAGGGTATCCTGCAGACCTATACTTATTCTTGGGAAAACCATTGTGCGTTTGCCGGCAAATTGCAGCAAGCCTTTGATGAGGTGGAAGGAAGAAAACCATTTGACTTCCACTCTTTTCTGGAAGGATATTCCCGGATCGTGTACGAGCCTTTTCTGTTGATGCTGCATCAGGAAAGGGAGAATCATCCCCGTTTCAAACGGGGCGACTTTCACCGGTGTGTCGCGCTTCAATACCGGCAAGGGGATGAACTGGGCAACGGCGCGGCTTTCCTGAAGCGCCTGCAAGAAAATCTGGCTGCTGAAACGGTGGACATGGCTGCGCAATACGGGTTTGACGTTGGAGTGGAGAGGGGCCGCTATGAAGCTTTGGGACTGCGGGAAACGAATGCATACCTGTATGTCCGTGGCCATGACCTCTACAATGCATTGGTGTCCATCGGGAAAAAACTGTGTGAAAATACCGGGGTAGATTTTGAACAGAATGTCATGAGGTCGGCTCTGGCTTTTGGGCAATACGATGAAATTACCCGCATCAGGACAGATATCGGGAAATTGCAGGAACTGCCCTTGTGA
- a CDS encoding AAA family ATPase has protein sequence MENKSKYIGWFQVRRMWGRLDLQWEGIHDDVNILVGINGCGKTTLLNLMSDYYTGQKIKKGIAESVSGTAIGSPVTYIRSFDVPANAKKKTESMLLQELKHVINQNGEGTSFFDYRMKMLNYPDKAEMIQKRIDTFFKLVNTLFKETGKEITIDPQSNALVFSIRGTGGKLVTKEGENIVDSEGNVIYVSDEKIQLDQLSSGEKQMLLILTTVFLQEEKPNVLLMDEPEISLHISWQDRLIEWIRQLNPYCQVILTTHSPNIFANGWEDKIVFIQDLERP, from the coding sequence ATGGAAAATAAAAGCAAATATATAGGCTGGTTTCAGGTACGGAGGATGTGGGGAAGGCTTGACCTGCAATGGGAAGGCATACATGATGATGTGAATATCCTTGTCGGTATCAACGGCTGTGGAAAGACGACCCTGCTCAACCTGATGTCGGATTACTATACCGGACAGAAAATAAAGAAAGGGATTGCCGAATCCGTCAGCGGCACAGCCATTGGCAGTCCGGTCACATACATCCGTTCATTTGATGTGCCTGCCAACGCGAAGAAAAAGACGGAAAGCATGTTGCTTCAGGAACTCAAACACGTCATCAACCAGAACGGGGAAGGCACTTCGTTTTTCGATTACCGGATGAAGATGTTGAACTATCCGGACAAGGCGGAAATGATTCAGAAACGGATCGACACTTTTTTCAAATTGGTCAATACCTTATTTAAAGAAACAGGCAAAGAAATTACAATAGACCCGCAAAGTAATGCCTTGGTCTTTTCGATCCGGGGAACGGGAGGAAAACTCGTGACGAAAGAGGGTGAAAATATAGTCGATTCTGAAGGGAACGTGATTTATGTTTCGGATGAGAAAATCCAACTGGACCAGCTTTCTTCCGGCGAAAAGCAGATGCTGCTGATCCTGACTACCGTTTTCCTTCAGGAAGAGAAACCGAATGTATTGTTGATGGACGAGCCGGAAATCTCCCTGCACATCAGCTGGCAGGATCGTCTGATCGAATGGATACGGCAATTGAATCCGTATTGCCAGGTGATACTGACCACCCATTCCCCGAATATCTTTGCCAATGGTTGGGAGGACAAGATTGTGTTCATTCAAGATTTGGAGCGGCCATGA
- a CDS encoding DUF4134 domain-containing protein — MPHSPPLYLHRNQLCNPKNDSSMRKRILFTALSVLVTAGAFAQGEGLAGINEATSLMTSYFDPATKLCYAIGAVLGLVGGIKTYGKFSSGDPDTSKTAASWFFACIFLIVAATILRSFFL, encoded by the coding sequence ATGCCACATTCTCCGCCTCTATATTTGCACCGAAATCAATTGTGTAACCCCAAAAACGATTCAAGCATGAGAAAAAGAATCCTTTTTACCGCATTGAGCGTGTTAGTGACAGCAGGGGCTTTCGCCCAGGGCGAGGGACTTGCAGGCATCAACGAGGCCACCAGCCTCATGACCAGCTATTTTGACCCGGCGACGAAACTGTGTTACGCCATCGGCGCCGTACTCGGTCTGGTGGGCGGCATCAAAACCTACGGAAAGTTTTCCAGCGGGGACCCCGACACGTCGAAGACCGCCGCGAGCTGGTTCTTCGCCTGCATTTTCCTGATTGTGGCCGCCACCATCCTGCGTTCCTTCTTCCTCTGA
- a CDS encoding DUF4133 domain-containing protein, whose product MEYDVNKGVGKQVEFKGLTAMYLFILAGGLAAVLLAVVVLYLAGAGQWTCILGGIFAGSLLAWGVFRLNARFGEHGLMKMLAEKRHPRYLIRRRKIFRMLNPERKP is encoded by the coding sequence ATGGAATACGACGTGAACAAAGGCGTAGGGAAACAGGTGGAGTTCAAGGGGCTGACCGCCATGTACCTCTTCATCCTGGCGGGCGGGCTCGCCGCCGTGCTGCTGGCGGTGGTCGTCCTGTACCTCGCCGGTGCGGGGCAATGGACCTGCATTCTGGGCGGCATCTTCGCCGGCAGCCTGCTGGCCTGGGGCGTGTTCCGGCTGAACGCGCGGTTCGGCGAGCACGGACTGATGAAGATGCTGGCAGAAAAGCGCCATCCACGCTACCTGATCCGGCGCAGAAAGATATTCCGAATGTTGAACCCTGAAAGAAAGCCATGA
- a CDS encoding TraG family conjugative transposon ATPase, with the protein MRNILKAETLERKFPLLAVEHGCIVSKDADLTVAFEVTLPEVYTVATGEYETIHSVWVKAIRVLPDYSIVCKQDWFTEESYRPDWEGREMSFLARSYERHFNERPYLNHRCYLYVTKTVRERSRRNSDFSTLCRGHILPKEVTDKEAASRFMEAVEQFERIVNDSGHVRLRRLPPEEIMGTEERPGLVERYLSLSPEGGQTVLEDICLEPDRMRIGDKRLCLHTLSAADDLPGKVGTDMRYGRMSTDRSDCRLSFAAPVGLLLPCNHIYSQYVFIDDARTVLQDMEKTARNMLSLSRYSRSNAVNREWVEMYLDEAHTKGVLPVRCHCNVLAWAEDGESLRRVKNDMGSQLAMMECTPRHNTVDVPVLYWAGIPGNAGDFPAEESFHTFLEQAVCLFTEETNYRSSPSPFGIRMADRQSGVPVHVDLSDEPMRRGIITNRNKFVLGPSGSGKSFFTNHLVRQYYEQNTHILLVDIGNSYQGLCRLINRRTKGEDGIYLTYEEDNPIAFNPFYTDSGEFDVEKRESIKTLILTLWKREDEAPRRSEEVALSGAVNAYIRKITQDRSLRPDFNGFYEFVRDDYRRMMEEKKVREKDFDIDGFLNVLEPFYRGGDYDFLLNSDQKLDLTNKRFIVFELDNISSNKVLLPVVTLIIMETFIGKMRKLKGIRKMILIEECWKALMSANMSEYVKYLFKTVRKYFGEAVVVTQEVDDIISSPIVKEAIINNSDCKILLDQRKYMNKFDQIQKLLGLTDKEKGQILSINQANRPGNAYREVWIGLGGTRSAVYATEVSEEEYLVYTTEESEKLELQRLADGLDGDLELAVRRLAGKRRDEKKLP; encoded by the coding sequence ATGAGAAACATACTGAAAGCCGAGACACTGGAACGGAAATTCCCCCTGCTTGCCGTGGAGCACGGCTGCATCGTGTCGAAGGACGCGGACCTGACGGTCGCCTTCGAGGTGACGCTGCCCGAGGTGTACACCGTGGCGACGGGGGAATACGAAACCATCCACTCCGTGTGGGTGAAGGCCATCCGGGTGCTGCCCGACTATTCCATCGTGTGCAAGCAGGACTGGTTCACGGAAGAGAGCTACCGGCCGGACTGGGAAGGCAGGGAGATGAGCTTCCTGGCCCGGAGCTATGAACGCCACTTCAACGAGCGTCCCTACCTGAACCACCGCTGCTACCTCTACGTGACCAAGACTGTGCGGGAACGGAGCCGCCGGAACAGCGACTTCAGCACCCTGTGCCGGGGGCATATCCTGCCCAAAGAAGTGACGGACAAGGAGGCCGCCTCCCGTTTCATGGAGGCGGTGGAACAGTTCGAACGGATTGTCAACGACTCGGGGCATGTGCGCCTGCGCCGCCTGCCGCCGGAAGAAATCATGGGCACGGAAGAGCGTCCGGGGCTGGTGGAACGCTACCTGTCCCTTTCCCCGGAAGGCGGGCAAACGGTGCTGGAAGACATCTGCCTGGAGCCGGACCGGATGCGCATCGGAGACAAGCGGCTGTGCCTGCACACCCTCTCCGCAGCAGACGACCTCCCCGGCAAGGTGGGCACCGACATGCGCTACGGGCGGATGTCCACGGACCGCAGCGACTGCCGCCTCTCGTTCGCCGCCCCCGTAGGACTGCTGCTTCCCTGCAACCACATCTATTCGCAGTATGTCTTCATCGACGACGCGCGGACAGTCCTACAGGACATGGAGAAGACCGCCCGGAACATGCTCTCCCTCTCCCGGTACAGCCGCAGCAACGCAGTAAACCGGGAATGGGTGGAAATGTACCTGGACGAGGCCCACACGAAAGGCGTGCTGCCCGTGCGCTGCCACTGCAACGTGCTCGCCTGGGCGGAAGACGGGGAAAGCCTGCGGCGTGTCAAGAACGATATGGGAAGCCAGCTGGCCATGATGGAATGCACGCCCCGCCACAACACGGTCGACGTGCCGGTGCTGTACTGGGCGGGCATCCCCGGCAATGCGGGCGACTTTCCTGCCGAGGAAAGCTTCCACACCTTTCTGGAGCAGGCGGTATGCCTGTTCACGGAAGAGACGAACTACCGCAGTTCACCCAGCCCGTTCGGCATCCGTATGGCAGACCGCCAGAGCGGGGTGCCCGTGCACGTGGACCTCAGCGACGAACCGATGAGGCGGGGCATCATCACGAACCGCAACAAGTTCGTGCTCGGCCCGTCCGGAAGCGGGAAATCGTTCTTCACCAACCACCTGGTAAGGCAGTATTATGAACAGAACACCCATATCCTGCTGGTGGACATCGGGAACAGCTACCAGGGGCTGTGCAGGCTGATCAACCGCCGCACGAAGGGCGAGGACGGCATCTACCTGACCTATGAGGAAGATAACCCGATTGCCTTCAACCCCTTCTATACCGATTCCGGGGAGTTCGACGTGGAGAAGCGCGAAAGCATCAAGACGCTGATACTGACCCTCTGGAAACGGGAGGACGAGGCGCCGAGGCGTTCGGAAGAGGTCGCCCTGTCCGGCGCGGTGAACGCCTATATCCGGAAAATCACGCAGGACCGGAGCCTGAGGCCCGACTTCAACGGTTTCTACGAGTTCGTACGCGACGATTACCGCCGGATGATGGAAGAGAAGAAGGTACGTGAAAAGGACTTCGACATCGACGGTTTCCTGAACGTGCTGGAACCCTTTTACCGGGGAGGCGACTATGACTTCCTGCTGAATTCCGATCAGAAGCTGGACCTCACGAACAAACGGTTCATCGTCTTCGAACTAGACAACATTTCCTCAAACAAGGTGCTGCTGCCGGTGGTGACGCTGATCATCATGGAAACCTTCATCGGCAAGATGCGCAAGCTGAAAGGTATCCGGAAAATGATACTGATCGAGGAATGCTGGAAGGCCCTGATGTCGGCGAACATGAGCGAGTATGTAAAATATCTGTTCAAGACCGTCCGTAAATATTTCGGGGAAGCGGTAGTGGTCACCCAGGAAGTGGACGACATTATCAGTTCGCCCATCGTGAAAGAAGCCATCATCAACAACAGCGACTGCAAGATACTGCTTGACCAGCGGAAATACATGAACAAGTTCGACCAGATACAGAAACTGCTCGGGCTGACGGACAAGGAAAAGGGACAGATCCTCTCCATCAACCAGGCGAACCGCCCGGGGAACGCCTACCGCGAGGTATGGATCGGGCTGGGAGGCACCCGCTCTGCCGTGTACGCCACGGAGGTGAGCGAAGAAGAGTACCTGGTGTACACGACGGAGGAATCCGAGAAGCTGGAACTGCAACGGCTGGCGGACGGGCTGGACGGCGACCTGGAGCTTGCCGTGCGCCGCCTTGCCGGAAAAAGACGCGATGAAAAGAAACTACCCTAA
- a CDS encoding DUF3876 domain-containing protein, with protein MKKNKQLPKLAACLMGAAALMLQGCADIKGPETEKLCGPWTSVEGKPDVLVYREGDSYKVTVFARSGKTRRLRPQTYLLVEEDGNLFINTGYRIDVAYNEAADVLTFSPGGDYVRKEVQP; from the coding sequence ATGAAAAAGAACAAACAACTGCCGAAGCTGGCCGCCTGCCTCATGGGGGCGGCAGCCCTGATGCTGCAAGGATGTGCGGACATCAAGGGGCCGGAAACGGAAAAGCTGTGCGGGCCGTGGACAAGCGTGGAAGGGAAACCCGACGTGCTGGTTTACCGGGAAGGGGATTCCTACAAGGTGACAGTGTTCGCCCGCAGCGGGAAGACTCGCCGCCTGAGACCGCAGACCTACCTGCTGGTGGAAGAGGACGGGAATCTCTTCATCAATACCGGATACCGCATTGACGTGGCCTACAACGAGGCTGCCGACGTGCTGACCTTCTCGCCGGGAGGCGACTATGTGCGGAAGGAGGTGCAGCCATGA
- a CDS encoding DUF4141 domain-containing protein has protein sequence MRNGKILAFGLAAALGTSAAQAQWVVSDPGNLAQGIINMAENIAHTSKTAVNTAESFAETVKIYEQAKRYYDALKSVNNLVRDARKVQEIILMTGEVSDIYVTNFGKMMDDENFSPEELDAIAFGYTKLLEESNGVLQDLKQVINVSTLSMTDKDRMDVVDGCYRNMRRYRNLVGYYTNRNIAVSFLRARKKNDLDRVMRLYGKADAKYW, from the coding sequence ATGAGGAACGGAAAAATCCTGGCATTCGGCCTGGCGGCGGCACTCGGCACGTCCGCCGCTCAGGCACAGTGGGTGGTGAGCGATCCCGGGAACCTTGCCCAGGGCATCATCAACATGGCGGAGAACATCGCCCACACCTCGAAGACGGCCGTGAACACGGCGGAGAGCTTTGCAGAGACCGTGAAAATCTACGAACAGGCCAAACGCTACTACGATGCGCTGAAAAGCGTGAACAACCTGGTGCGTGACGCCCGCAAGGTACAGGAAATCATCCTGATGACCGGTGAGGTGTCGGACATCTACGTGACGAACTTCGGGAAGATGATGGACGATGAGAACTTCTCCCCGGAGGAACTGGACGCCATCGCCTTCGGCTACACGAAGCTGCTGGAAGAGAGCAACGGCGTGCTGCAGGACCTGAAACAGGTGATCAACGTGAGCACGCTCTCCATGACGGACAAGGACCGCATGGACGTGGTGGACGGATGCTACCGCAACATGCGGCGCTACCGGAATCTGGTGGGCTATTACACGAACCGCAACATCGCCGTCAGCTTCCTGCGTGCCCGGAAGAAGAACGACCTGGACCGCGTGATGCGGCTCTACGGGAAAGCTGACGCCAAATACTGGTAG
- the traJ gene encoding conjugative transposon protein TraJ, protein MTLLSIDFTNLHTVLESLYEEMMPLCGDMLAVSKGLAGLGALFYVAVRVWQSLARAEPIDVYPLLRPFAIGICILLFPTLVLGTLNNTLGLIVQGTHSMLETQTMDMEKYREQKDKLEREAMLRNPETAYLVSDEEFDRQLDELGWSVGDAATRMGMYMEVGMYNLEKNIRDAFRSLLELLFAAASLLIDTVRTFFLVVLSILGPVAFAFSVWDGFQSTLAQWFTRYISVYLWLPVSDLFSCMLAKIQVLMLQNDILELQSNPDYSVDNSNAVYIIFMLIGIIGYFTVPTVAGWIVQAGGGGNYNRNINRSAVKGGGLAAGAAGSALGNVGGRLRGK, encoded by the coding sequence ATGACGTTGCTTTCAATCGACTTCACCAACCTGCACACCGTGCTGGAAAGCCTCTATGAGGAGATGATGCCCCTGTGCGGCGACATGCTCGCCGTGTCGAAAGGGCTTGCCGGGCTGGGCGCCCTGTTCTATGTGGCCGTCCGCGTATGGCAGTCGTTGGCGCGGGCCGAACCGATAGACGTGTACCCGCTGCTGCGCCCCTTCGCCATCGGCATCTGCATCCTGCTGTTCCCGACGCTGGTGCTGGGCACGCTGAACAACACGCTGGGGCTCATCGTGCAGGGGACGCACTCCATGCTGGAGACACAGACGATGGACATGGAGAAATACCGGGAACAGAAGGACAAGCTGGAGCGGGAAGCCATGCTGCGCAACCCCGAAACCGCCTACCTGGTCAGCGACGAGGAGTTTGACCGGCAGCTGGACGAGCTGGGATGGTCTGTCGGGGACGCCGCCACGCGGATGGGCATGTACATGGAAGTGGGGATGTACAACCTCGAAAAGAACATCCGGGACGCATTCCGCAGCCTGCTGGAACTGCTGTTCGCCGCCGCCTCGCTGCTGATAGACACGGTGAGGACGTTCTTCCTCGTGGTGCTCTCCATCCTCGGCCCCGTGGCCTTCGCCTTCTCCGTGTGGGACGGGTTCCAGTCCACACTCGCCCAATGGTTCACCCGGTACATATCCGTCTATCTCTGGCTGCCCGTGAGCGACCTGTTCAGCTGCATGCTTGCCAAGATACAGGTGCTGATGCTCCAGAATGACATCCTGGAACTGCAGAGTAACCCCGACTATTCGGTGGACAACTCCAATGCCGTGTACATCATCTTCATGCTGATAGGCATCATCGGTTACTTCACCGTGCCGACCGTGGCGGGATGGATCGTGCAGGCAGGCGGAGGAGGGAACTACAACCGCAACATCAACCGCAGCGCCGTGAAAGGCGGCGGGCTGGCTGCAGGAGCCGCAGGCTCCGCGCTCGGCAACGTCGGAGGCAGGCTGCGGGGGAAATAA
- the traK gene encoding conjugative transposon protein TraK, producing MEFKSLTNIETSFRRIRLMLAVFIGCCTLVTGYALWSSFRFAEKQREKIYVLDGGKSLMLALSQDLSQNRPAEAREHVRRFHELFFGLSPQKDAIEHNINRALQLADRSAYRYYTDFAEKGYYNRLISGNVNQVLQVDSVSCDFSVYPYRVKTYARQLIIRESNVTERSLVTGCELQNTSRSDANPNGFIIEHLVILENRDLRSAER from the coding sequence ATGGAATTCAAGTCATTGACCAACATTGAGACAAGCTTCCGCCGCATCCGCCTGATGCTGGCCGTGTTCATCGGCTGCTGCACGCTCGTCACCGGCTATGCCCTGTGGAGCTCGTTCCGCTTCGCCGAGAAGCAGCGGGAAAAGATCTACGTGCTGGACGGCGGGAAGTCGCTGATGCTCGCCCTTTCGCAGGACCTCTCCCAAAACCGTCCCGCAGAGGCCAGGGAGCATGTACGGCGTTTCCACGAGCTTTTCTTCGGCCTCTCGCCGCAGAAGGACGCCATCGAGCACAACATCAACCGTGCCCTGCAGCTCGCCGACCGGAGCGCCTACCGGTACTATACGGACTTCGCCGAGAAAGGCTACTACAACCGCCTGATATCGGGCAACGTGAACCAGGTGCTCCAGGTGGACAGCGTGTCGTGCGACTTCTCCGTGTACCCTTACCGGGTGAAGACCTACGCACGCCAGCTGATTATCCGCGAGAGCAACGTGACGGAACGCTCGCTGGTGACCGGATGCGAGCTGCAGAACACCTCACGCTCGGACGCGAACCCCAACGGGTTCATCATCGAACATCTGGTGATACTGGAAAACAGGGACCTCAGAAGCGCGGAACGATGA
- a CDS encoding TraL conjugative transposon family protein, whose translation MNRRRNFWKRADIRLRMSCRKLTERQRAAVLLALFLPFLAGCVYTVGTALQGFGERDGPGPEVEHIRPIGITYGIKKMNEKEQAENRHENEHRKTQDAAEAASAQGRRQAAD comes from the coding sequence ATGAACAGGCGGCGGAACTTTTGGAAACGGGCGGACATCCGGCTGCGGATGTCCTGCCGGAAGCTGACGGAAAGGCAACGGGCCGCCGTCCTGCTGGCCCTGTTCCTGCCTTTTCTTGCCGGATGCGTCTACACCGTAGGCACCGCCCTGCAGGGATTCGGGGAAAGGGACGGTCCCGGGCCGGAGGTGGAGCACATCCGCCCCATCGGCATCACATACGGAATCAAAAAAATGAACGAAAAAGAACAAGCGGAAAACAGACATGAAAATGAACATCGGAAAACTCAGGACGCTGCTGAAGCTGCCTCCGCCCAAGGAAGGCGGCAAGCCGCTGACTGA